One genomic segment of Archangium lipolyticum includes these proteins:
- a CDS encoding methyltransferase domain-containing protein, translating into MYIMESEDETRRLIVQEQSDEALQKLLRAGLRPGDRVLDAGCGPGFISGMIADLVGPTGHVTGIDINPDRLAEASRLNAQRAQTRFLKGDVRSMDLPDGAFDFTWCQFVLEYLPDRRPALAELIRVTRPGGRLVLSEIDGFGLGNWPFSPALQESCKTFIDALSQTGFDFYVGRKLFTELRQAGLVDLRVHLLPQYVVAGVADARMIQDWEIRFAALEPVVAPAFANREAYQRHCRDYLRMLMEPDTLKFAVRLVTEGRRP; encoded by the coding sequence ATGTACATCATGGAGTCGGAGGACGAGACGCGGCGGCTGATCGTCCAGGAGCAGTCGGACGAGGCCCTCCAGAAGCTGCTGCGAGCGGGGCTCCGGCCCGGGGATCGCGTCCTCGACGCGGGGTGTGGCCCGGGCTTCATCTCGGGGATGATCGCCGACCTGGTGGGGCCCACGGGCCACGTGACGGGGATCGACATCAACCCCGACCGGCTGGCGGAGGCCTCCCGGCTCAACGCCCAGCGCGCTCAGACGCGCTTCCTCAAGGGCGACGTGCGCTCCATGGATCTGCCCGATGGGGCCTTCGACTTCACCTGGTGCCAGTTCGTGCTGGAGTACCTGCCGGATCGCCGCCCGGCGCTGGCCGAGCTGATCCGCGTGACGCGGCCGGGCGGACGCCTGGTGCTCTCGGAGATCGACGGCTTCGGCCTGGGCAACTGGCCCTTCTCGCCTGCCCTCCAGGAGAGCTGCAAGACGTTCATCGACGCGCTGAGTCAAACGGGCTTCGACTTCTACGTCGGGCGCAAGCTCTTCACGGAGCTGCGTCAGGCCGGTTTGGTGGACCTGCGGGTGCATCTGCTGCCACAGTATGTGGTCGCGGGTGTGGCGGACGCTCGCATGATTCAGGACTGGGAAATCCGCTTCGCGGCACTCGAGCCGGTGGTGGCACCGGCCTTCGCCAACCGTGAGGCCTACCAGCGGCATTGCCGTGACTACCTGCGGATGCTGATGGAGCCGGACACGCTGAAGTTCGCGGTCCGGCTGGTGACCGAGGGACGAAGACCTTGA
- a CDS encoding PilZ domain-containing protein encodes MSVPMRDVLVVHPNAGRRAALASALPSHRVVAVESKVEAALRMVNVAPALIIAPPDDARHFLREVDRSAPDAVRVFICSQTDPAGLEELMQSAAEGHVFSILDDTLAGPELGRTISHLLQYRGCASVTLSTPYCVRFGLHGQTYQARCLEMGNFGATLQLPIEVPITAVPPGTALQDVYIEREGQLIFRAAWAHVQRAQPMREGDVLPHLRLGISWSTAMYQPPQAPSMTTAEPSEVISTLRKALRREIGLWLQMADHHSMQIRLESPSIDVVDDIAILRGQGSALLPGTVGDVVHLSFEMGGQSYSGVGSLLDISPDGKTMVRIPRSLTLRNWRTLPRFKPGPDHRFLLSFKAPVTGQLTTRAVLDLSAGGLSFPFDASCEILPAGLQFDASLLLPDGSEAECQLEIRSIQMLRTPSPDGQLRPFRAGVRFSRIPEHARRSILDAFVTARCPSAINGGHVPFQELWELMEAARYRFHPDYPFNSRKDVELLEDAHRKLYIPGELGRSIVFREGQRAIGHLAGLRSHSRTWLLQQLCVLPGFHRNQWVSYELSTTLVEFGEALEDIEFIRYTWRRDNRWPNRFGSWLARVMDSPGLSLLRHYNYMRLPLPTERQRPAGLLPVRESTHADRVWLENHLRARGEWVRVLGEDLEADRLELDVLGERFRQHGLYRHRRMFVVDGEAGPLALALVEEGTPGLSLIEATNAFWLVVPERSHPQSRLAVRSLTERCVEHARERGRPSALGFVDTEDVEVLQEAGFLDQGRFSEWIFHRSLIRRWCELWKSVFERFVRESDVDVMAGVEDP; translated from the coding sequence ATGAGTGTCCCAATGCGAGACGTCCTGGTGGTGCACCCCAACGCGGGCAGGAGGGCCGCGCTCGCCTCCGCGCTCCCCTCGCATCGTGTGGTGGCGGTGGAGTCCAAGGTGGAGGCGGCGCTCCGGATGGTGAACGTCGCCCCGGCGTTGATCATCGCTCCGCCGGATGATGCCCGGCACTTCCTGCGGGAGGTGGACCGGTCCGCGCCTGACGCGGTGCGCGTCTTCATCTGCTCCCAAACGGATCCGGCGGGGTTGGAGGAGCTCATGCAGAGCGCCGCCGAGGGCCACGTCTTCAGCATCCTCGACGACACGCTGGCGGGGCCGGAGCTGGGTCGGACCATCTCCCACCTCCTGCAGTACCGCGGCTGCGCCAGCGTCACGCTGTCCACCCCATATTGCGTCCGCTTCGGGCTGCACGGGCAGACGTACCAGGCCCGGTGCCTGGAGATGGGCAACTTCGGGGCCACGCTGCAGCTGCCCATCGAGGTCCCCATCACGGCGGTGCCCCCGGGCACGGCGTTGCAGGACGTGTACATCGAGCGCGAGGGGCAGCTCATCTTCCGCGCGGCGTGGGCGCACGTGCAGCGGGCCCAGCCCATGCGGGAGGGGGACGTGCTGCCCCATCTGCGGCTGGGCATCTCCTGGAGCACGGCGATGTACCAGCCGCCCCAGGCTCCCTCGATGACGACGGCCGAGCCCTCCGAGGTCATCTCCACCCTGCGCAAGGCCCTGCGGCGGGAGATCGGCCTCTGGCTGCAGATGGCGGACCACCACTCCATGCAGATCCGCCTCGAGTCGCCCTCCATCGACGTGGTGGACGACATCGCCATCCTGCGGGGCCAGGGCTCCGCGCTGCTGCCGGGCACGGTGGGCGACGTGGTGCACCTGTCTTTCGAGATGGGCGGGCAGAGCTACTCCGGCGTGGGGAGCCTGCTGGACATCTCCCCGGACGGCAAGACGATGGTGCGCATCCCGCGCAGCCTCACGCTGCGCAACTGGCGCACCCTGCCGCGCTTCAAGCCCGGGCCGGACCACCGCTTCCTGCTCTCCTTCAAGGCTCCGGTGACGGGGCAGCTCACCACCCGGGCGGTGCTCGATCTGAGCGCTGGCGGCCTGTCCTTTCCCTTCGATGCCTCGTGCGAGATCCTCCCGGCGGGCCTCCAGTTCGATGCCTCGCTGCTGCTGCCGGACGGCTCCGAGGCCGAGTGCCAGCTGGAGATCCGCTCCATCCAGATGCTGCGCACGCCCAGCCCGGATGGGCAGCTGCGGCCCTTCCGCGCCGGGGTCCGCTTCTCCCGGATCCCGGAGCACGCGCGCCGCAGCATCCTCGATGCCTTCGTCACGGCGCGCTGCCCCTCGGCCATCAACGGTGGCCACGTGCCCTTCCAGGAGCTGTGGGAGCTGATGGAGGCGGCGCGCTACCGCTTCCACCCGGACTACCCCTTCAACTCGCGCAAGGACGTGGAGCTGCTGGAGGATGCCCATCGCAAGTTGTACATCCCCGGGGAGCTCGGCCGTTCCATCGTCTTCCGCGAGGGGCAGCGGGCCATCGGCCACCTGGCGGGTCTGCGCAGCCACTCGCGCACCTGGCTGCTCCAGCAGCTGTGCGTGCTCCCCGGCTTCCACCGCAACCAGTGGGTCTCCTACGAGCTGAGCACCACGCTCGTCGAGTTCGGCGAGGCCCTCGAGGACATCGAGTTCATCCGCTACACGTGGCGCCGCGACAACCGCTGGCCCAACCGCTTCGGCAGCTGGTTGGCCCGTGTCATGGACAGCCCGGGGCTCAGCCTGCTGCGGCACTACAACTACATGCGCCTGCCCCTGCCCACCGAGCGCCAGCGGCCCGCGGGGCTGTTGCCGGTGCGCGAGTCCACGCACGCCGATCGCGTCTGGCTGGAGAACCACCTGCGCGCCCGCGGCGAGTGGGTGCGGGTGCTGGGGGAGGATCTGGAGGCGGACCGCCTGGAGCTGGACGTGCTCGGAGAGCGTTTCCGCCAGCACGGGCTGTATCGCCACCGGCGCATGTTCGTCGTCGACGGAGAGGCCGGCCCGCTGGCCCTGGCGCTCGTGGAGGAGGGCACTCCCGGGCTCAGCCTCATCGAGGCCACCAACGCCTTCTGGCTGGTGGTCCCCGAGCGCTCCCATCCCCAGTCCCGTCTGGCCGTCCGGTCCCTCACCGAGCGTTGTGTGGAGCATGCGCGGGAGCGCGGCCGTCCGTCCGCGCTCGGCTTCGTCGACACGGAGGATGTCGAGGTGCTCCAGGAAGCCGGGTTCCTGGACCAGGGCCGCTTCTCCGAGTGGATCTTCCACCGGTCGTTGATCCGCAGGTGGTGTGAGCTGTGGAAGTCCGTTTTCGAGCGGTTCGTGCGAGAATCGGACGTGGATGTGATGGCTGGAGTGGAGGACCCCTGA
- the nadA gene encoding quinolinate synthase NadA, translating to MGAEVDYEREIQELKRKLNAVILAHYYQESEIQDVADFVGDSLALAQAAAKTKADVIVFCGVHFMAETAKILNPTRQVLLPDLKAGCSLSDRCPPVAFRAFKEKHPDHFVVSYVNSSAAVKAMSDVICTSSNAVKIVNQVPRDRQILFAPDQHLGRYVMKQTGRDMVLWPGSCIVHEIFSEKRLVQLKVQHPEAEVVAHPECEEAVLRHADYIGSTKGLLDYVLKSPKREFIVVTEAGILHQMQKGAPDKHFIPAPPDNGCSCNECPYMRLNTMEKLYRCMKDRTPELTLPEDLQSAALAPLQRMLEWSQ from the coding sequence ATGGGCGCCGAAGTGGACTACGAGCGGGAAATCCAGGAACTGAAGCGGAAACTCAACGCCGTCATCCTCGCGCACTACTACCAGGAGAGTGAGATCCAGGACGTGGCGGACTTCGTCGGCGACAGCCTGGCGCTCGCCCAGGCCGCGGCGAAGACGAAGGCGGACGTCATCGTCTTCTGCGGTGTCCACTTCATGGCGGAGACGGCGAAGATCCTCAACCCTACCCGCCAGGTGCTCCTGCCGGACCTCAAGGCGGGCTGTTCCCTGTCGGACCGCTGCCCGCCGGTGGCCTTCCGGGCCTTCAAGGAGAAGCACCCCGACCACTTCGTGGTGAGCTACGTCAACAGCTCGGCCGCCGTGAAGGCGATGAGCGACGTCATCTGCACCTCCTCCAACGCCGTGAAGATCGTCAACCAGGTGCCCAGGGACAGGCAGATCCTCTTCGCCCCCGACCAGCACCTGGGCCGCTACGTGATGAAGCAGACGGGCCGCGACATGGTGCTGTGGCCGGGCAGCTGCATCGTCCATGAGATCTTCAGCGAGAAGCGCCTGGTCCAGCTCAAGGTGCAGCACCCGGAGGCCGAGGTCGTCGCCCACCCCGAGTGCGAGGAGGCCGTGCTGCGGCACGCCGACTACATCGGCTCCACCAAGGGGCTGCTGGACTACGTGCTCAAGAGCCCCAAGCGCGAGTTCATCGTGGTGACGGAGGCCGGCATCCTCCACCAGATGCAGAAGGGCGCCCCGGACAAGCACTTCATCCCCGCACCGCCGGACAACGGTTGCTCGTGCAACGAGTGCCCGTACATGCGGCTCAACACGATGGAGAAGCTCTACCGGTGTATGAAGGACCGGACGCCCGAGCTGACGCTGCCGGAGGACTTGCAGTCCGCCGCGCTCGCGCCGTTGCAGCGGATGCTCGAATGGTCACAGTGA
- a CDS encoding zinc-ribbon domain-containing protein encodes MGFRFVAIPGHRVVAHPQAQPSDERLEPELPPMQEAVERALASAEFRDVKAKDRLRSLLQGDRPPNLGSPGSGFGPCAVFAQPPQDLPALLRLADELDSMARREAGERALVWKCGECNARYAVPVALVRPVSIRCERCGHAVELNPNRSLGEESLIDPFLGAVNSARHELASFFREAMARGWPVLVATEDTNT; translated from the coding sequence GTGGGTTTCCGATTTGTCGCAATCCCTGGCCACCGCGTGGTGGCCCATCCCCAAGCACAGCCCTCGGACGAGCGGCTCGAACCGGAACTGCCTCCAATGCAGGAAGCGGTGGAGCGCGCCCTGGCGAGCGCCGAGTTCCGGGACGTGAAGGCCAAGGACCGGCTTCGCTCCCTGCTCCAGGGCGATCGTCCGCCCAACCTGGGCAGCCCCGGTTCCGGCTTCGGCCCCTGCGCCGTCTTCGCCCAGCCTCCCCAGGACCTGCCCGCGCTGCTGCGGCTGGCCGACGAGCTGGACTCGATGGCCAGGCGCGAGGCCGGCGAGCGTGCCCTCGTCTGGAAGTGCGGCGAGTGCAACGCGCGTTACGCCGTGCCCGTCGCCCTGGTGCGGCCCGTGTCCATCCGCTGCGAGCGCTGCGGCCATGCCGTGGAGCTCAACCCCAACCGCAGCCTGGGTGAGGAGTCCCTCATCGACCCCTTCCTCGGCGCCGTGAACAGCGCCCGCCATGAGCTGGCCAGCTTCTTCCGCGAGGCCATGGCCCGCGGTTGGCCCGTGCTCGTCGCCACCGAGGACACCAACACCTGA
- a CDS encoding class I SAM-dependent methyltransferase, whose product MQRVILQLLRCPRCRRGGLAPERDTPEVVFGPLLCSECHASYPVTEGVADLVLEAAAPALAQRGMEQRLIARSYERYVRPALQRALAAPPLDRDSEYLLYRSLLGQPEAPVLDLGTGTGVFARRLVREPDMPPVVGMDVSRAMLEEAVDQGHEAGVRVDYLRAEAPYLPFQDGSLGAVLLAHSLHFISDLGKLLLEVHRVLRPGGRFVASTWMPPGRASSFVQRRAGLHPREEEDLKHALSAAGLTGFARLRLPPLLVVKAVR is encoded by the coding sequence ATGCAACGCGTCATCCTCCAGCTGCTGCGCTGCCCCAGATGCCGTCGTGGCGGGCTGGCGCCGGAGCGGGACACCCCCGAGGTCGTCTTCGGGCCACTGCTCTGCTCCGAGTGTCATGCCAGCTACCCGGTGACCGAGGGTGTGGCGGATCTCGTGCTGGAGGCGGCCGCTCCCGCCCTGGCGCAGCGCGGCATGGAGCAGCGGCTCATCGCCCGCTCCTACGAGCGCTACGTGCGCCCCGCCCTCCAGCGCGCCCTCGCGGCCCCACCGCTCGACCGTGACAGTGAGTACCTGCTGTACCGCTCGCTGCTGGGTCAACCCGAGGCCCCGGTGCTGGACCTCGGCACCGGCACCGGAGTCTTCGCCCGGCGACTGGTGCGCGAGCCGGACATGCCACCCGTGGTGGGAATGGACGTGTCCCGGGCCATGCTCGAGGAGGCCGTGGACCAGGGCCACGAGGCCGGCGTGCGCGTGGACTATCTGCGCGCCGAGGCGCCCTACCTGCCCTTCCAGGATGGTTCGCTGGGGGCGGTGCTGCTCGCCCACTCGCTGCACTTCATCTCGGACCTCGGCAAGCTGCTGCTGGAGGTGCACCGCGTGCTGCGCCCGGGCGGACGCTTCGTGGCCAGCACCTGGATGCCTCCGGGCCGCGCCTCCTCCTTCGTCCAGCGCCGGGCCGGCCTCCACCCCCGCGAGGAGGAGGACCTCAAGCACGCCCTGTCCGCCGCCGGCCTCACCGGCTTCGCCCGGCTGCGGCTGCCTCCCCTGCTCGTGGTGAAGGCCGTCAGATGA
- a CDS encoding metallothionein: protein MKHIGMTLAAVMMGGVLFVAGEAGACEGHHAKADAPPAAVEPGKQEKAASKEAAAAKTDKAGELHAAKCQCSSAADCTCKKGTCECPKCKKRHDLVQPLEAERRAPEVQKARLDASAGVFI, encoded by the coding sequence ATGAAGCACATCGGGATGACGCTGGCGGCGGTGATGATGGGCGGCGTGCTGTTCGTGGCGGGCGAGGCGGGGGCCTGTGAGGGCCACCACGCGAAGGCCGACGCGCCGCCCGCGGCGGTGGAGCCGGGCAAGCAGGAGAAGGCGGCCTCGAAGGAGGCGGCTGCGGCGAAGACGGACAAGGCGGGCGAGCTGCACGCCGCGAAGTGCCAGTGCAGCAGCGCGGCGGACTGCACCTGCAAGAAGGGCACGTGCGAGTGCCCCAAGTGCAAGAAGCGGCACGACCTGGTTCAGCCCCTGGAGGCCGAGCGCCGCGCGCCCGAGGTCCAGAAGGCCCGCCTGGACGCCTCGGCCGGCGTCTTCATCTGA